One window of the Zea mays cultivar B73 chromosome 3, Zm-B73-REFERENCE-NAM-5.0, whole genome shotgun sequence genome contains the following:
- the LOC100273971 gene encoding Nuclear pore complex protein NUP50B-like: MADEEQAPSSRKRVAGTQINKDNPEPDDEGTEQEMGTFKKATEEVMATRRIVKVRRQQTSSASSNPFSAIRFAPTDSSAQTSAPVPEVQPSDVKVDEGSNGSGKDTLSLPDKTAGSGVNTDSSASTEAPPQPVETSDKAEDTKDESSGDKVVVGEPNEGSCMPSEVEGKTKEGDAEEKERTDEAGNIDKISKDDTGKKDGDDTEKKDGGDDTGGESEQKGQTPSATPLFSFKNLSSGQNAFTGLTGTGFSSTSFSFGSASKDGSSAGPLFGLKADGSSFPSFNLGAATNGGSATALATSAEAPKMFAMTEGPVETGEENEKAVFSADSALYEYLDGGWKERGKGELKLNVPVSGGERARLVMRTKGNYRLVLNASLYNDMSLKDMDKKGVTFACMNSIGESPSSLATFALKFKDTATREEFKDAVESHKTSKAQELPLKTPENSPKAAEV, translated from the coding sequence ATGGCAGATGAGGAGCAGGCCCCAAGCTCTAGGAAAAGGGTTGCAGGTACTCAAATCAACAAGGATAATCCGGAACCTGATGATGAAGGAACAGAACAAGAGATGGGTACATTTAagaaagctactgaagaagttatGGCAACACGGAGGATTGTAAAGGTTCGGCGCCAGCAGACGTCATCAGCTTCTTCTAACCCTTTCTCTGCAATCAGATTTGCCCCCACTGATTCTAGTGCTCAAACAAGTGCTCCTGTCCCAGAGGTCCAACCTTcagatgtcaaagttgacgagggAAGCAATGGTAGCGGGAAAGATACTTTGTCTCTGCCCGACAAGACTGCTGGCTCTGGGGTAAATACGGACTCTAGTGCCTCAACtgaagcaccacctcagcctgtTGAAACCAGTGACAAGGCAGAAGACACAAAGGACGAATCTAGTGGAGACAAAGTGGTAGTTGGAGAACCCAATGAAGGCAGTTGCATGCCATCTGAAGttgagggcaaaacaaaagagggAGATGCTGAAGAAAAGGAAAGGACAGATGAAGCTGGAAATATCGATAAAATTAGCAAGGATGACACTGGGAAGAAAGATGGAGATGACACTGAGAAGAAAGATGGAGGTGATGATACTGGAGGTGAATCAGAGCAGAAAGGGCAAACACCATCAGCAACACCCCTTTTCTCGTTTAAGAATCTGTCAAGTGGTCAAAATGCTTTCACAGGTCTGACCGGAACTGGATTTTCAAGCACATCATTCTCGTTTGGCTCAGCCTCTAAAGATGGCTCAAGTGCTGGTCCCCTATTTGGGCTGAAAGCTGATGGTTCTTCGTTCCCTTCTTTTAATCTTGGTGCTGCCACCAATGGGGGTTCTGCCACAGCTCTTGCTACTTCAGCAGAGGCACCCAAGATGTTTGCTATGACAGAGGGCCCTGTCGAAACCGGTGAAGAAAATGAGAAGGCTGTATTCAGCGCTGATTCTGCTTTGTACGAGTACTTAGATGGGGGCTGGAAAGAAAGAGGAAAAGGTGAACTGAAGCTGAACGTCCCCGTATCTGGGGGCGAGCGAGCCCGGCTCGTCATGAGGACAAAAGGCAACTACCGGCTGGTCCTGAATGCAAGCCTCTACAACGACATGTCGCTCAAGGACATGGACAAGAAGGGCGTGACATTTGCCTGTATGAACAGCATTGGGGAGTCGCCGAGCAGCCTCGCTACATTTGCTCTGAAGTTCAAGGACACGGCCACCAGGGAGGAATTCAAGGATGCGGTGGAGTCTCACAAGACAAGCAAGGCACAGGAACTGCCGCTGAAGACGCCCGAGAACTCTCCGAAGGCAGCAGAAGTCTGA